In Rahnella aquatilis CIP 78.65 = ATCC 33071, one DNA window encodes the following:
- a CDS encoding DsbA family protein: MAYYQYVVLDSGAESLIQMDEGKVSNSPLKDSDVLVEIMSYGCHFCAINDKAITELETRLPQGVRVVRLHLENTGSRGLARYARLFATLQVMGIEPQYREKVYAAIIDDNKDLSDNIILNRWLSTNSIDVEKYHAVEASQETTDLIKYMNDVSHYYDVSATPAFIVNKRWVAFQDRDFDKFGDHLLSLLKNNKPLEQ, encoded by the coding sequence GTGGCCTATTATCAATATGTGGTGCTTGATTCAGGGGCAGAATCCTTGATTCAGATGGATGAAGGAAAGGTATCGAACAGCCCGTTAAAAGACAGCGACGTGTTAGTGGAAATAATGTCTTATGGCTGCCATTTTTGCGCCATTAATGACAAAGCTATTACTGAATTAGAAACGCGGCTGCCACAAGGGGTAAGAGTTGTCCGTCTGCATCTGGAAAACACCGGTTCACGTGGTTTGGCTCGCTACGCCCGACTTTTTGCAACATTACAGGTCATGGGAATAGAACCGCAGTATCGTGAAAAAGTGTATGCCGCTATTATCGATGACAACAAAGATCTCTCTGATAATATTATCTTAAATCGCTGGTTGTCGACGAACAGTATTGATGTCGAAAAATATCACGCCGTGGAAGCATCACAGGAAACAACAGACCTTATAAAATATATGAATGATGTCAGTCATTATTATGATGTCTCCGCGACGCCTGCTTTTATTGTCAATAAGAGGTGGGTTGCGTTCCAGGATCGTGATTTCGATAAGTTCGGTGACCATTTGCTCTCATTACTGAAAAATAATAAACCACTGGAACAATGA